In one Amaranthus tricolor cultivar Red isolate AtriRed21 chromosome 8, ASM2621246v1, whole genome shotgun sequence genomic region, the following are encoded:
- the LOC130820720 gene encoding uncharacterized protein LOC130820720 isoform X1 — MSGNLRPDLTVNVGRSGQVVKRAGGLSEEGFRDGLTEGNKRSVKDRLGGNFDDRNHFYSKRQRGDGFIKGSKNDMHLHAGDLRFKLMQKSMTRQSQNNDSHDTIDLRDKLLSRNSGSSFDGKAMRLPESIVSSWHPLVQTRDAGITRHPVLESSDISIIGRYPFSGNPSDLSLMDSSGRSRTYSSWTLDNLRRRSPDRLHHSSASWAISSERRRENLQRRAISPERRREDLQRRAISYERRREDLQRRAISLERREDLQRRAIREYNDEKPPSCMRSSPTRPISSSPFLTKCSLPPAPVKYAVPLPSHYSQSNGIVRKIPSMGDGYPTVESWLRALGLEGYAITFKAEGIDMHALKRMGDSDLKRLGIPMGPRKKIIQSLMPRPRRVS, encoded by the exons ATGTCAGGTAATTTGCGACCGGATTTGACTGTTAATGTTGGGCGTAGTGGTCAG GTTGTGAAGAGGGCAGGTGGATTATCAGAAGAGGGTTTCCGTGATGGTCTTACGGAAGGAAACAAACGTTCTGTCAAAGATAGATTGGGTGGTAATTTTGATGATAGAAATCATTTTTACAGTAAGCG GCAACGTGGGGATGGTTTTATCAAAGGCAGCAAAAATG ATATGCATCTTCATGCAGGCGATCTTCGTTTTAAATTGATGCAAAAAAGCATGACTAGGCAATCTCAGAACAATGATTCACACGACACCATTGATCTCCGAGATAAGCTCTTGAGTAGGAATTCTGGGTCTTCTTTTGATGGAAAAGCGATGCGTCTTCCTGAATCTATTGTCAGTTCATGGCATCCTTTGGTCCAAACTAGGGATGCTGGAATAACAAGGCACCCTGTGCTCGAATCTAGCGATATTAGTATAATAGGGAGATATCCTTTCTCGGGAAACCCAAGTGACTTGTCTTTGATGGACAGCTCTGGTCGAAGTCGAACTTATTCTTCCTGGACCTTGGATAATTTGAGACGAAGATCTCCGGACAGGCTTCATCACTCTTCTGCTAGCTGGGCAATCTCTTCTGAAAGAAGAAGGGAAAATTTGCAGAGAAGGGCAATCTCTCCTGAAAGAAGAAGGGAAGATTTGCAGAGAAGGGCAATCTCTTATGAAAGAAGAAGGGAAGATTTGCAGAGAAGGGCAATCTCTCTTGAAAGAAGGGAAGATTTGCAGAGAAGGGCAATCAGGGAATACAATGATGAGAAGCCACCTTCATGCATGAGAAGTAGTCCAACAAGACCTATTAGTTCTTCACCTTTTCTGACCAAATGTTCTCTACCTCCTGCTCCCGTAAAGTATGCTGTACCGCTTCCTTCACATTATTCACAATCAAATGGGATCGTGCGCAAGATCCCATCCATG GGTGATGGATATCCTACAGTGGAAAGTTGGTTGCGGGCTCTGGGGCTGGAAGGTTATGCCATCACTTTTAAGGCTGAGGGG ATAGACATGCATGCGTTGAAGAGAATGGGTGATAGTGACTTGAAAAGGTTGGGCATACCTATG GGCCCGAGAAAGAAGATTATCCAATCTCTAATGCCTCGTCCTAGACGGGTTTCTTGA
- the LOC130820720 gene encoding uncharacterized protein LOC130820720 isoform X2 → MSGNLRPDLTVNVGRSGQVVKRAGGLSEEGFRDGLTEGNKRSVKDRLGGNFDDRNHFYSKRQRGDGFIKGSKNDMHLHAGDLRFKLMQKSMTRQSQNNDSHDTIDLRDKLLSRNSGSSFDGKAMRLPESIVSSWHPLVQTRDAGITRHPVLESSDISIIGRYPFSGNPSDLSLMDSSGRSRTYSSWTLDNLRRRSPDRLHHSSASWAISSERRRENLQRRAISPERRREDLQRRAISYERRREDLQRRAISLERREDLQRRAIREYNDEKPPSCMRSSPTRPISSSPFLTKCSLPPAPVKYAVPLPSHYSQSNGIVRKIPSMGDGYPTVESWLRALGLEGYAITFKAEGIDMHALKRMGDSDLKRARERRLSNL, encoded by the exons ATGTCAGGTAATTTGCGACCGGATTTGACTGTTAATGTTGGGCGTAGTGGTCAG GTTGTGAAGAGGGCAGGTGGATTATCAGAAGAGGGTTTCCGTGATGGTCTTACGGAAGGAAACAAACGTTCTGTCAAAGATAGATTGGGTGGTAATTTTGATGATAGAAATCATTTTTACAGTAAGCG GCAACGTGGGGATGGTTTTATCAAAGGCAGCAAAAATG ATATGCATCTTCATGCAGGCGATCTTCGTTTTAAATTGATGCAAAAAAGCATGACTAGGCAATCTCAGAACAATGATTCACACGACACCATTGATCTCCGAGATAAGCTCTTGAGTAGGAATTCTGGGTCTTCTTTTGATGGAAAAGCGATGCGTCTTCCTGAATCTATTGTCAGTTCATGGCATCCTTTGGTCCAAACTAGGGATGCTGGAATAACAAGGCACCCTGTGCTCGAATCTAGCGATATTAGTATAATAGGGAGATATCCTTTCTCGGGAAACCCAAGTGACTTGTCTTTGATGGACAGCTCTGGTCGAAGTCGAACTTATTCTTCCTGGACCTTGGATAATTTGAGACGAAGATCTCCGGACAGGCTTCATCACTCTTCTGCTAGCTGGGCAATCTCTTCTGAAAGAAGAAGGGAAAATTTGCAGAGAAGGGCAATCTCTCCTGAAAGAAGAAGGGAAGATTTGCAGAGAAGGGCAATCTCTTATGAAAGAAGAAGGGAAGATTTGCAGAGAAGGGCAATCTCTCTTGAAAGAAGGGAAGATTTGCAGAGAAGGGCAATCAGGGAATACAATGATGAGAAGCCACCTTCATGCATGAGAAGTAGTCCAACAAGACCTATTAGTTCTTCACCTTTTCTGACCAAATGTTCTCTACCTCCTGCTCCCGTAAAGTATGCTGTACCGCTTCCTTCACATTATTCACAATCAAATGGGATCGTGCGCAAGATCCCATCCATG GGTGATGGATATCCTACAGTGGAAAGTTGGTTGCGGGCTCTGGGGCTGGAAGGTTATGCCATCACTTTTAAGGCTGAGGGG ATAGACATGCATGCGTTGAAGAGAATGGGTGATAGTGACTTGAAAAG GGCCCGAGAAAGAAGATTATCCAATCTCTAA